In Halorientalis sp. LT38, a genomic segment contains:
- a CDS encoding tRNA-guanine transglycosylase translates to MTESMVSFDIVAEAGEARRGQLQINDRTLETPHLFPVINFYGGGNEGALFGGGVHRTVKEFLAHDKEVTAGKDYSDLFHGVMTSIASLTDYGIREKKLDWYLDNEVREWDCFSDYDGMIFADSGGYKILKHGGGLEGEDFEKDIDQDKALDMQLDLGPDILVNLDHPIHPDDEFEERIEKMEQTAANAARFAERRDEVDGACYLTVHGYYEAMLERSFDLVEDELAVPIPEAFDGIALGSLVPRKDNVEVLVEAVSDCKREMQQRGYDDLPLHVFGISGKAMPLLVAVGADSFDSASYLHQAINGKYSVNLFETVPVDEADFDACDCRICNDDFHRARMRNEMDDLYQKDILGSVAAHNLAIQQRELRQYRQLIAESDQEQVAEYLEEAVKDQKGFRKFVYQLINERMNPYFEETDTTYA, encoded by the coding sequence GTGACTGAAAGTATGGTGTCGTTTGATATCGTAGCAGAGGCGGGTGAGGCACGACGTGGTCAGCTCCAGATCAACGACCGTACCTTAGAAACCCCCCATCTTTTCCCTGTCATCAACTTCTACGGCGGTGGCAACGAGGGCGCTCTATTCGGTGGCGGCGTCCATCGTACAGTCAAGGAATTCCTTGCCCACGACAAAGAAGTCACAGCCGGGAAGGATTATAGTGACCTGTTCCACGGCGTGATGACCTCCATCGCCTCTCTGACCGACTACGGGATTCGTGAGAAGAAACTGGACTGGTATCTCGACAACGAGGTCCGTGAGTGGGACTGCTTCAGCGACTATGACGGAATGATCTTCGCAGACTCCGGTGGCTACAAAATCCTGAAGCATGGCGGCGGCCTCGAGGGTGAGGATTTCGAGAAGGACATCGACCAGGACAAAGCCTTGGATATGCAGCTGGACTTGGGTCCCGACATTTTGGTTAATCTGGACCATCCGATCCATCCTGATGACGAGTTCGAGGAACGGATCGAAAAGATGGAGCAGACCGCCGCTAACGCTGCCCGGTTCGCGGAACGCCGCGATGAGGTTGACGGTGCCTGCTATTTGACGGTCCACGGCTACTACGAGGCGATGCTCGAACGGTCTTTTGACCTTGTCGAAGACGAACTTGCAGTACCTATCCCTGAAGCGTTCGACGGGATAGCTTTGGGCAGTCTTGTTCCGCGGAAGGACAATGTTGAGGTGCTGGTCGAAGCCGTCTCAGACTGCAAGCGGGAGATGCAACAACGCGGCTACGACGACCTTCCACTGCACGTGTTCGGTATTTCAGGGAAGGCGATGCCATTGCTCGTCGCCGTTGGAGCTGACTCCTTCGACTCCGCCTCCTACCTACACCAAGCGATCAACGGGAAGTACAGTGTCAACCTGTTCGAGACCGTCCCAGTCGACGAGGCGGACTTCGACGCCTGTGATTGTCGTATCTGTAACGACGATTTTCACCGGGCACGGATGCGGAATGAGATGGACGACCTGTACCAGAAGGATATCCTCGGCTCAGTCGCAGCACATAATTTGGCGATCCAGCAACGGGAGCTCCGTCAGTACCGTCAATTAATCGCCGAGAGTGATCAGGAACAGGTAGCTGAGTATCTTGAGGAGGCCGTGAAGGACCAGAAAGGCTTCCGAAAGTTTGTCTATCAGCTAATCAATGAACGGATGAATCCATACTTCGAGGAGACAGATA
- a CDS encoding DUF6884 domain-containing protein, giving the protein MASLLVQSCSATKEPVDTPVPALDLYDGYFFRIIKKALRADRFQPGLDIIIISAEHGIVEPDDKIEYYDRKMDTNRANELNDELVSDLSKKVKENEYDKVWINLGNDYLPAVDGLEAAVDVPVHYIEGSGIGMKGKRLKHLVSSSRSVPAHGD; this is encoded by the coding sequence ATGGCGTCACTACTCGTCCAGTCGTGTTCCGCGACTAAGGAACCGGTGGACACACCGGTGCCTGCTCTTGATTTGTATGATGGCTACTTCTTCAGAATCATAAAGAAGGCGCTGCGCGCGGACCGATTTCAGCCTGGACTTGACATCATAATTATATCTGCTGAGCATGGCATCGTTGAACCAGATGATAAAATAGAATATTATGATCGTAAGATGGACACAAATCGTGCTAACGAACTGAACGACGAGCTGGTCAGTGATCTTTCAAAGAAAGTCAAGGAGAATGAGTATGATAAAGTATGGATCAATCTTGGAAATGATTATCTGCCGGCTGTTGATGGACTTGAAGCTGCTGTCGATGTTCCAGTCCACTATATCGAGGGAAGTGGCATTGGTATGAAAGGTAAGCGACTGAAGCATCTAGTTTCAAGCAGCCGATCCGTACCGGCGCACGGTGACTGA
- a CDS encoding tRNA-guanine transglycosylase — translation MAAFRTLAKARYGRRGEIETPAGQIQTPALLPVANLIGGTTPKSGGIWRYTRRHLFQSDTVQGIMFQTMTFLDYNLTPDNLAAWREKPLKQHFEESDVEPGFTQPLFVDSGGFKLMNSTTFGQPPEEGGSENDWGIYTNPESILKLQLDYGADIVATLDFPIPQNLNRDEATERMERSIDNAVQCLQLLNDDEKLEEWGVEKTPSVYVAIHGHSYEDVNWYVSRFLDRAEELDEAFEGFALGSLVPLSNSPDVLVDIVQGARDAIPEERYDDIALHVFGISGRLCPLLSLLGVDTFDSSNYLKAARNKSFIHPETWQRTKLSDWDEEYCDCQACQDIHFDDMRHALLESDVSYKRIEGEHGKHYKSEYYAQIAHHNFELYSRQMQEVRDAIDDGELLELVAKFAQGKNIVEKGLKRAQLHNPELREQLADIGYEELVAGPDAETFQTKLSGFLEGVEDTTREKRTISLKHGPNDFNILQQNAYQPPSEADVLLILPCSQEKPYSDSRTQQVVLSPLEEYRDQFHKISVSGLYGPVPEQFEEADPVMSYEYVLTTADEDQIEFVTNRLVQYLDQFGEQFDHILAYTTSKAYRHAIDEAFTQYGRGEIYPSDPRALQLTEHFRGENIDELVERFTSSL, via the coding sequence ATGGCTGCATTCAGGACTCTCGCAAAAGCCAGGTACGGTCGGCGAGGCGAGATAGAGACGCCTGCCGGCCAGATTCAGACACCTGCACTTCTCCCTGTTGCGAACCTTATCGGAGGAACAACACCAAAATCAGGCGGTATTTGGCGGTACACGCGTCGCCATCTCTTTCAGAGTGACACCGTCCAGGGTATCATGTTCCAGACGATGACGTTTCTCGACTACAACCTCACCCCGGACAACCTGGCGGCGTGGCGGGAGAAGCCGCTGAAACAGCACTTCGAGGAGAGTGACGTTGAGCCGGGGTTCACGCAGCCATTGTTTGTCGATTCCGGCGGGTTCAAGCTGATGAACTCAACGACGTTCGGACAGCCGCCGGAAGAGGGTGGGAGTGAGAACGACTGGGGTATCTACACGAATCCAGAGAGCATCCTGAAGCTACAGCTGGATTACGGTGCGGACATCGTCGCCACGTTGGACTTCCCGATTCCGCAGAACCTGAACCGGGATGAGGCCACCGAGCGAATGGAGCGGAGTATCGACAACGCAGTCCAATGTCTACAGCTGCTCAATGACGATGAGAAGCTTGAGGAATGGGGTGTCGAGAAGACACCGTCCGTCTACGTGGCGATTCACGGCCATAGCTACGAGGACGTCAATTGGTACGTGAGCCGATTTCTGGACCGGGCTGAGGAACTCGATGAAGCGTTCGAGGGCTTTGCGCTTGGATCACTTGTCCCGCTCAGCAACTCGCCGGATGTCCTCGTCGACATCGTCCAAGGTGCAAGGGACGCGATACCGGAGGAACGGTACGATGACATCGCGCTCCACGTTTTCGGTATCAGTGGCCGGCTCTGTCCACTACTCTCTCTTCTCGGCGTCGATACATTCGACTCCTCGAACTACCTGAAAGCGGCTCGCAACAAGAGTTTCATCCATCCAGAGACGTGGCAGCGGACCAAGTTGAGCGACTGGGACGAGGAGTACTGTGATTGTCAGGCGTGCCAAGATATCCACTTCGACGATATGCGGCACGCCCTGTTGGAGTCCGATGTCAGCTACAAACGTATCGAGGGAGAGCACGGCAAGCACTACAAGAGCGAGTACTACGCACAGATAGCTCACCATAACTTCGAGTTGTACAGCCGCCAGATGCAGGAGGTACGGGATGCCATCGATGACGGCGAACTGCTTGAACTCGTGGCGAAGTTCGCTCAGGGAAAGAACATCGTCGAGAAAGGGTTGAAGCGAGCGCAGCTTCACAACCCGGAGCTCCGCGAACAGTTGGCCGACATCGGCTACGAGGAACTTGTTGCGGGACCGGACGCCGAAACGTTCCAGACCAAACTCTCTGGCTTCCTCGAAGGGGTTGAGGACACGACACGGGAGAAACGGACCATCTCGTTGAAGCATGGTCCCAACGATTTCAACATCCTCCAGCAGAACGCCTACCAGCCGCCAAGCGAGGCAGATGTCCTGCTGATTCTGCCCTGTAGCCAGGAGAAACCCTACTCCGATTCTAGGACGCAGCAGGTAGTGCTCTCTCCGCTTGAGGAGTACCGGGACCAGTTCCACAAGATATCCGTCTCAGGGCTGTATGGTCCTGTGCCAGAGCAGTTCGAGGAGGCGGACCCTGTGATGAGCTACGAGTATGTCCTCACCACTGCGGATGAGGACCAAATCGAATTCGTTACGAATCGCCTCGTCCAGTACTTGGACCAATTCGGTGAGCAGTTCGACCACATCCTGGCCTACACGACGAGCAAAGCATATCGCCATGCTATCGACGAGGCGTTCACTCAGTATGGCCGGGGTGAGATATACCCATCTGATCCGCGAGCTCTCCAGCTTACCGAGCACTTCCGTGGCGAGAACATCGACGAACTGGTGGAGCGATTTACCAGTTCGCTGTAA
- a CDS encoding 6-pyruvoyl trahydropterin synthase family protein, protein MPQRTLGEPAISSQDLTEAERTLHIGRDRPIRISAGHRILHHDGKCSRPHGHNYAISVGVTGTLTEEGWVVDKGSITDVLSDWDHRFLVEQGDPLIEAFEASGDGDAVVVLDQPPTAEVMGLVLERRLEDALPDTVSDVAVEIRETGELAAGGSL, encoded by the coding sequence ATGCCTCAACGCACACTAGGCGAACCAGCTATCTCCTCACAGGATCTTACAGAGGCTGAACGAACCCTCCATATCGGACGTGATCGGCCAATACGGATCAGCGCAGGCCACCGTATTCTGCACCACGACGGCAAGTGTAGCCGTCCCCACGGCCATAACTACGCAATCAGTGTCGGGGTGACCGGCACCCTGACCGAGGAAGGATGGGTCGTCGACAAAGGGAGTATTACTGACGTATTATCTGACTGGGACCATAGGTTCCTAGTTGAACAGGGCGACCCGTTGATCGAGGCATTCGAGGCCAGCGGCGACGGCGACGCCGTCGTCGTCCTTGACCAGCCACCAACCGCCGAAGTCATGGGACTCGTCCTCGAACGACGATTGGAGGATGCGTTACCGGACACGGTCAGTGACGTCGCAGTCGAGATCCGAGAGACCGGTGAACTAGCTGCTGGAGGCTCGTTGTAG
- the queC gene encoding 7-cyano-7-deazaguanine synthase QueC, translating to MTDHTDDEGSAVVLVSGGMDSATAAFEAKQRGYDLYFLHTTYGQETADKESECAQQLAGCMDVTDFLHIETDHLARIGASSLTDDSIDVKEVNLDSDEVPSSYVPFRNANLLSMATSYAEANDCEAIFIGAHSEDYSGYPDCRPEFFDAFHQVIEVGTKPATSIELVAPFVDWNKTEIAERGLDLDVPYELTWSCYREEAPACGTCDACAYRLKAFQEAGVEDPIEYAERPTYCES from the coding sequence ATGACTGACCATACAGACGACGAAGGCAGTGCTGTTGTGCTTGTATCGGGCGGTATGGATAGTGCGACGGCAGCGTTCGAGGCGAAACAGAGAGGTTACGACCTGTACTTCCTCCACACTACCTATGGCCAAGAGACAGCGGACAAAGAGTCGGAGTGCGCCCAGCAGTTGGCCGGCTGCATGGATGTAACGGACTTCCTCCACATCGAAACCGATCACCTTGCCCGGATTGGTGCCTCCAGTCTCACCGACGATAGTATTGACGTCAAGGAAGTGAATCTCGACAGCGACGAGGTCCCGTCCAGCTACGTTCCGTTTCGGAATGCGAACCTGCTGTCGATGGCGACGTCGTACGCTGAGGCCAACGACTGCGAGGCGATTTTCATCGGTGCGCACAGTGAGGACTATTCCGGCTACCCGGACTGCAGACCGGAGTTCTTCGACGCATTCCACCAGGTCATCGAAGTTGGGACGAAACCGGCGACCTCGATTGAGTTGGTCGCGCCGTTCGTCGACTGGAACAAGACCGAGATTGCGGAGCGTGGCCTCGACTTGGATGTGCCGTACGAGTTGACATGGAGCTGTTACCGGGAGGAAGCTCCGGCTTGCGGTACCTGTGACGCCTGTGCCTACCGGCTCAAAGCGTTTCAGGAAGCCGGTGTCGAGGATCCGATTGAGTACGCGGAGCGACCAACCTATTGCGAGTCGTAG
- a CDS encoding DEAD/DEAH box helicase, with product MDQYGYDDRVVDAVVDELFGGDRTGSLYQHQADTIEAIETDPNDNILAVPTATGKTESFFLPVLNDCVSTDADGLKAIVIYPMKTLGVDQLNRFLRYIDTVNQELPREDRVTIGIWDRDTPAAVGPRDFDLDIGANVRGLECPRTQDDLRVTSDGTPGSEDWTYPWLKITREQIRDGVDILLTNPEALDYMFVSDNEATRDILGQGPEKSPVQHLIFDEAHVWSGISGSSIGLLTRRLKQFYAAHDPQVTLVSATIENPSDLASVLTGADRDDVNELGFTARDFPVTGTTDFDRFAECSLRDIVETLVLIGRHDVDRETFCDSYPQLTGAVTTLEEIGLLAGPDPLTVPDQHRDWVFAPIADRIDTEQEDGTARAVQNGGTLGLAADELDTLTEQVVEHGDLGGRWFQFIRDTVPEVATLASWFMDESTTEVEFEHYADLVNRLEEAGASNPEEAMSALLALGRAAGMVTAKYHMFAKPPRKIYWCQTCEEVTRGRSCPEGHQTRELRFCRTCHHPFVEADTENEDEDEDEEVFQPVYGGGTDGPCPGCTTSRLRLTDITVPTPTLLSFMLTSLCRSMPSEKTLVFSDSRSTAESVSNEIIGTEYGLTAETLYVKQLIEEGGRAEARSLFYPVLDTLREKYWQPLRQNTPDRETDANDILVELWNEIEPNARLSQCQHLREAALVTPAWVYTCPDPKTAAIGHEVFNLFVSRFPPQFQKHGIKFQGYTRERLVNKLESETRFTEQEIDEVVDDVLQGLLDSDVLELKTWDDVRNTILNAGKDEATEDDVFEYIEDQIDGLEACDGYSDVGGGIFIVHDYASKTDLQLVPQVTFCDDCYTASPVPRDGDGLAHCPTCGNTVDVHQRFRVEEDDSMTLLGWADVETDWDYPVDHWGHDILAPLIPSEGPPVSRDKVETMELDFITVGIHKGDVPPTLRSAIEEGFRKSDPDVNIVSATPTMELGVDIGTLDSVAQVGIPPTLTNYVQRSGRTGRTRGSESLVATTVRGTHPVDAHYYDDLDRFFGSFDPVRVPDPFDFDEVLAGHVVTEVVAYLARNPHPSDTFEETYQIDQSVDSVAEFADRVEANLDELRTFVRDDVTDRLRDHIEAVFGQRGLEIFDAVFTSDGPVSFRQRTQQTCGQLRSFSDSTDLDDVRDGNDRLDFWLNRLGYLANYREFGQQFPVQFEGSSESISFQGDGRLYDFYPGEENERGAVMTLYGSTYLVSDVEGTQESLQTVAICTNEDCTRPFESYRTAAEQCPHCGSPLDAISVHGVQAVNCRKARQFEDQYSTSPIMTTHVTSRDETTAGEEATVFGLPCDVAVGGYDVIDFIPVFERRHTMGSGKEIKRSEARISDSDDGDARYAPVGKQYATQGICLTFDQATVADRLPDELLEQEDEAVWPQLFISLEQALTKAVAVETQSDQDDFRVKVMTTGDEVRVYIVDNRQGGNGIATQVDRNLDAVVDEVRNVVDCDECSGYCENCLLIERTPATYLDNDLLNRTLLAEALKQTP from the coding sequence TTGGACCAGTACGGCTACGATGACCGGGTTGTGGACGCGGTCGTCGACGAGTTATTCGGCGGGGACCGTACCGGGTCGCTCTATCAGCACCAGGCAGATACGATTGAGGCCATCGAGACGGACCCCAACGACAACATCTTGGCTGTGCCGACAGCGACCGGGAAAACGGAGTCGTTCTTCCTCCCGGTACTCAATGACTGTGTGTCGACGGACGCCGACGGGTTGAAAGCGATCGTCATCTACCCGATGAAGACGCTGGGTGTCGACCAGCTCAACCGGTTCCTCCGCTACATCGACACGGTGAACCAAGAACTGCCACGCGAAGACCGCGTCACGATCGGAATCTGGGACCGAGATACGCCGGCAGCTGTCGGACCGCGTGACTTCGACCTGGATATCGGTGCCAACGTTCGCGGCCTGGAATGTCCCCGCACGCAGGACGATTTGCGGGTGACCAGCGATGGGACACCGGGCAGCGAGGACTGGACGTATCCGTGGCTCAAGATCACTCGGGAGCAGATCCGGGACGGGGTCGACATCCTCCTGACGAACCCGGAAGCGCTCGACTACATGTTCGTCAGCGACAACGAGGCTACCCGTGACATCTTGGGGCAAGGACCGGAGAAAAGCCCGGTCCAGCACTTAATTTTCGACGAGGCCCACGTGTGGAGCGGGATCTCCGGGTCAAGTATCGGGTTGCTCACCCGTCGCCTCAAACAGTTTTACGCAGCGCACGACCCGCAGGTCACGCTGGTCTCTGCCACCATCGAGAACCCCAGCGACTTGGCATCCGTCCTGACCGGGGCGGACCGAGACGACGTCAACGAGCTCGGGTTCACCGCTCGCGACTTCCCGGTCACCGGGACGACTGACTTCGACAGGTTTGCGGAATGCTCACTCCGAGACATCGTTGAAACACTCGTCCTCATCGGACGCCACGACGTCGACCGGGAGACGTTCTGCGACAGCTATCCCCAGTTGACCGGCGCCGTCACTACATTGGAGGAGATCGGACTCCTGGCAGGGCCAGACCCGTTGACCGTGCCAGACCAGCACCGAGACTGGGTATTCGCCCCGATCGCCGATCGCATCGACACCGAACAGGAGGACGGTACAGCGAGAGCTGTCCAGAACGGTGGGACACTTGGCCTCGCCGCCGATGAACTGGATACCTTGACGGAACAGGTGGTGGAGCACGGCGATCTCGGCGGCAGATGGTTCCAGTTCATCCGTGATACGGTCCCGGAAGTCGCAACTCTTGCATCGTGGTTCATGGACGAGTCGACCACCGAGGTCGAATTCGAGCACTACGCTGACCTCGTGAACCGGCTCGAGGAAGCAGGTGCATCGAACCCGGAAGAGGCGATGTCAGCTCTGCTTGCCTTGGGCCGGGCAGCCGGGATGGTGACGGCGAAGTACCACATGTTCGCCAAACCGCCGCGGAAGATCTACTGGTGCCAGACATGCGAGGAAGTGACCCGTGGCCGGTCCTGTCCCGAGGGCCACCAAACACGGGAACTCCGGTTTTGCCGGACCTGCCACCACCCGTTCGTCGAAGCCGACACCGAAAACGAAGACGAGGACGAGGATGAAGAGGTGTTTCAACCGGTCTATGGCGGCGGGACGGACGGTCCGTGTCCTGGCTGTACGACGTCGCGGCTCCGTTTGACTGATATTACGGTGCCGACGCCGACCCTGCTTTCGTTCATGTTGACGTCGCTGTGCCGGTCGATGCCGTCCGAGAAGACGTTGGTCTTCTCTGATTCACGGTCGACAGCTGAATCGGTCAGCAACGAGATCATCGGGACGGAGTACGGGTTGACCGCTGAGACGCTGTACGTGAAGCAGTTGATCGAGGAAGGTGGCCGAGCCGAGGCCCGGTCGCTATTTTACCCGGTGTTGGATACGCTGCGGGAGAAGTACTGGCAGCCGCTGCGACAGAACACTCCGGACCGGGAAACGGATGCGAACGATATCCTCGTTGAGCTGTGGAACGAGATTGAGCCGAACGCACGGCTCTCCCAGTGCCAGCACCTCCGTGAAGCAGCGCTTGTCACCCCTGCCTGGGTCTACACCTGTCCCGATCCGAAGACCGCGGCAATCGGCCACGAGGTGTTCAATCTCTTCGTCAGCCGGTTCCCGCCCCAGTTCCAGAAACACGGAATCAAGTTCCAGGGGTACACCCGGGAACGGTTGGTCAACAAGCTCGAGTCCGAGACAAGGTTCACCGAACAGGAAATCGACGAAGTTGTCGATGACGTGTTGCAGGGCTTGCTGGACAGCGACGTCCTAGAACTCAAAACGTGGGATGACGTCCGCAACACGATTCTCAACGCGGGGAAAGATGAAGCAACTGAGGACGACGTCTTCGAGTACATCGAAGACCAGATCGACGGTCTGGAAGCATGTGACGGCTATAGTGATGTCGGCGGCGGCATCTTCATCGTCCACGACTACGCGAGTAAGACCGACCTCCAACTGGTTCCCCAGGTAACGTTCTGCGACGACTGTTACACGGCATCACCTGTCCCCCGTGACGGTGACGGCCTTGCTCACTGCCCGACCTGCGGCAACACGGTCGACGTCCACCAACGGTTCCGTGTCGAGGAAGACGACTCAATGACCCTCCTCGGCTGGGCAGACGTCGAGACAGACTGGGATTACCCGGTTGACCACTGGGGCCACGACATCCTTGCACCCCTCATCCCGAGTGAAGGGCCGCCAGTATCGCGCGACAAGGTCGAGACGATGGAGTTGGACTTCATCACGGTCGGAATCCACAAAGGGGACGTTCCACCGACACTGCGGAGCGCCATCGAGGAAGGGTTCCGGAAATCTGATCCGGACGTCAACATCGTCAGCGCGACCCCGACGATGGAACTCGGCGTGGACATCGGCACCCTGGATTCAGTGGCACAGGTCGGGATACCGCCAACCTTGACCAACTACGTGCAACGCAGTGGCCGCACCGGACGGACACGCGGCAGCGAATCCTTGGTAGCCACTACGGTCCGCGGCACACATCCTGTCGACGCACACTACTACGACGACCTGGACCGGTTCTTCGGCAGCTTCGACCCTGTCCGTGTCCCGGACCCGTTTGACTTCGACGAAGTCCTGGCCGGCCACGTCGTGACCGAAGTCGTTGCCTATCTCGCCCGTAATCCGCATCCCAGCGACACCTTCGAGGAGACCTACCAGATTGATCAGTCGGTTGACTCGGTTGCTGAGTTCGCCGACCGAGTGGAAGCGAATCTTGACGAGCTACGCACCTTCGTCCGTGACGACGTGACGGACCGGTTGCGGGACCATATCGAGGCCGTGTTCGGGCAGCGCGGCTTGGAAATCTTCGACGCGGTCTTTACCAGTGACGGCCCGGTGAGCTTCCGGCAACGGACACAGCAAACTTGTGGCCAGCTCCGCAGCTTCAGTGACAGCACCGACCTCGACGACGTGCGTGACGGGAATGACCGCCTGGATTTCTGGCTTAATCGGCTTGGCTACTTAGCGAACTACCGCGAGTTCGGCCAACAGTTCCCCGTCCAGTTCGAGGGTAGCAGTGAAAGCATCTCGTTCCAAGGTGACGGCCGCCTCTACGACTTCTACCCCGGTGAGGAAAATGAGCGAGGGGCAGTGATGACCCTGTACGGCTCAACCTACCTGGTGTCGGACGTCGAAGGCACGCAGGAATCGTTACAGACGGTGGCGATCTGTACCAATGAGGACTGTACCCGGCCGTTCGAAAGCTACCGGACAGCAGCAGAGCAGTGTCCCCACTGCGGCAGCCCGTTAGACGCGATCTCGGTCCACGGCGTCCAGGCAGTCAACTGCCGGAAAGCCCGCCAGTTCGAAGATCAGTACAGTACCTCGCCCATCATGACGACCCACGTTACGAGCCGTGACGAAACGACGGCAGGCGAAGAAGCCACGGTATTCGGGCTTCCCTGCGACGTCGCGGTCGGCGGCTACGATGTGATCGACTTCATCCCGGTGTTCGAACGTCGGCATACGATGGGGTCCGGGAAAGAGATCAAACGGTCTGAAGCACGGATCTCTGACAGCGACGACGGCGATGCTCGGTACGCGCCTGTTGGGAAACAGTACGCGACACAGGGAATCTGTCTCACATTTGACCAGGCAACGGTGGCTGATCGTCTTCCGGATGAATTGTTGGAGCAGGAAGACGAGGCGGTGTGGCCCCAACTGTTCATCAGCTTGGAACAAGCGTTGACGAAAGCGGTCGCCGTCGAAACTCAGAGTGACCAAGATGATTTCCGCGTGAAGGTGATGACGACCGGTGACGAAGTCCGTGTCTACATCGTCGATAACCGGCAGGGTGGCAACGGGATCGCGACACAGGTTGACCGGAACTTGGACGCTGTCGTCGACGAGGTTCGAAACGTGGTTGACTGTGACGAGTGTAGCGGTTACTGTGAGAACTGCCTCTTGATCGAGCGGACACCGGCTACCTATCTCGACAACGACTTGCTGAACAGGACGCTGCTCGCGGAGGCATTAAAACAAACACCATGA